A part of Crassostrea angulata isolate pt1a10 chromosome 5, ASM2561291v2, whole genome shotgun sequence genomic DNA contains:
- the LOC128184202 gene encoding uncharacterized protein LOC128184202 isoform X1 has product MAGEWDRHGLSHSSSHILVMCFTLILGQVAATPEIRVLTPNDYQYWYLTKFGIPSQESTHLAFKVLACNDAHMLLKPSNRRPIEIVLGGWSNSNSCLRTRVQGPCRDQYAGKILDCKEFKEFVISWKDGNIMVGHMNSGFRDLMLDFQLKNPLSNVTIGISTGFGATGIWTFEDTRTNTTDTTVPPVQVTSTDKLTTNEGSQNAQVINVEGKSSEMTNSYTAVGATAAVLALLAFIVVGAILWRRLIRRPGPSPNIEIINPGFNGKEMSTYEIIHKHYPEENLYTDIGTLDIAKVHENGAYYDTAEPLEDKNMYLRMLDASGEEMQRTSNYLSTSHTKQPSKGRSSNTKQQTEDGQPNFYVDSTYLVPRPSMKKQ; this is encoded by the exons ATGGCAGGAGAATGGGATAGACATGGCCTAAGTCACAGCAGTTCTCATATTTTGGTAATGTGCTTCACTTTGATCCTAG gaCAAGTTGCCGCAACCCCTGAAATCAGAGTGCTCACCCCAAACGATTACCAATACTGGTACCTAACAAAGTTCGGAATTCCTAGCCAAGAGTCGACTCACCTAGCTTTCAAAGTCCTGGCCTGCAATGACGCACATATGTTGCTGAAACCCAGTAATAGAAGGCCCATTGAAATTGTTCTAGGCGGCTGGAGTAACTCAAATTCCTGCTTAAGAACCCGGGTACAGGGACCATGTCGAGATCAGTACGCCGGAAAGATACTTGACTGTAAAGAGTTCAAAGAGTTCGTAATAAGCTGGAAAGATGGTAACATTATGGTAGGACACATGAACTCCGGATTTAGGGATCTTATGCTGGACTTTCAACTCAAGAACCCTTTGTCTAATGTGACAATTGGGATCTCTACCGGGTTCGGAGCAACAGGAATATGGACGTTCGAAG ATACCAGAACAAACACTACAGATACAACAGTGCCGCCCGTCCAAGTAACATCAACAGACAAACTGACCACAAATGAAGGATCAC AAAACGCACAAGTAATCAATGTTGAAGGCAAATCATCTGAAATGACCAACAGCTACACGGCAGTTGGAGCGACTGCCGCAGTTCTTGCTCTCCTTGCATTTATAGTCGTAGGTGCCATCCTGTGGCGGAGGTTGATTCGTCGTCCAG GTCCGAGTCCGAATATTGAAATCATTAACCCGGGATTTAATGGGAAAGAAATGAGCACCTACGAAATAATACACAAACACTACCCAGAAGAAAACCTTTACACAGACATTGGCACTCTCGATATTGCCAAAGTTCACGAAAACGGCGCATATTACGATACCGCTGAACCCTTAGaagataaaaacatgtatttacgTATGTTAGATGCTTCTGGCGAGGAAATGCAACGTACTTCCAATTATTTGTCAACGTCCCATACCAAGCAACCTAGCAAAGGGAGATCGTCAAACACGAAACAACAGACTGAGGACGGTCAACCAAACTTTTATGTTGACAGTACCTACCTTGTGCCAAGACCTTCCATGAAAAAGCAGTAA
- the LOC128184202 gene encoding uncharacterized protein LOC128184202 isoform X2, with protein MAGEWDRHGLSHSSSHILVMCFTLILGQVAATPEIRVLTPNDYQYWYLTKFGIPSQESTHLAFKVLACNDAHMLLKPSNRRPIEIVLGGWSNSNSCLRTRVQGPCRDQYAGKILDCKEFKEFVISWKDGNIMVGHMNSGFRDLMLDFQLKNPLSNVTIGISTGFGATGIWTFEDTRTNTTDTTVPPVQVTSTDKLTTNEGSQNAQVINVEGKSSEMTNSYTAVGATAAVLALLAFIVVGAILWRRLIRRPGPSPNIEIINPGFNGKEMSTYEIIHKHYPEENLYTDIGTLDIAKVHENGAYYDTAEPLEDKNMYLRMLDASGEEMQRTSNYLSTSHTKQPSKGRSSNTKQQTEDGQPNFYVDSTYLVPRPSMKKQ; from the exons ATGGCAGGAGAATGGGATAGACATGGCCTAAGTCACAGCAGTTCTCATATTTTGGTAATGTGCTTCACTTTGATCCTAG gaCAAGTTGCCGCAACCCCTGAAATCAGAGTGCTCACCCCAAACGATTACCAATACTGGTACCTAACAAAGTTCGGAATTCCTAGCCAAGAGTCGACTCACCTAGCTTTCAAAGTCCTGGCCTGCAATGACGCACATATGTTGCTGAAACCCAGTAATAGAAGGCCCATTGAAATTGTTCTAGGCGGCTGGAGTAACTCAAATTCCTGCTTAAGAACCCGGGTACAGGGACCATGTCGAGATCAGTACGCCGGAAAGATACTTGACTGTAAAGAGTTCAAAGAGTTCGTAATAAGCTGGAAAGATGGTAACATTATGGTAGGACACATGAACTCCGGATTTAGGGATCTTATGCTGGACTTTCAACTCAAGAACCCTTTGTCTAATGTGACAATTGGGATCTCTACCGGGTTCGGAGCAACAGGAATATGGACGTTCGAAG ATACCAGAACAAACACTACAGATACAACAGTGCCGCCCGTCCAAGTAACATCAACAGACAAACTGACCACAAATGAAGGATCAC AAAACGCACAAGTAATCAATGTTGAAGGCAAATCATCTGAAATGACCAACAGCTACACGGCAGTTGGAGCGACTGCCGCAGTTCTTGCTCTCCTTGCATTTATAGTCGTAGGTGCCATCCTGTGGCGGAGGTTGATTCGTCGTCCAG GTCCGAGTCCGAATATTGAAATCATTAACCCGGGATTTAATGGGAAAGAAATGAGCACCTACGAAATAATACACAAACACTACCCAGAAGAAAACCTTTACACAGACATTGGCACTCTCGATATTGCCAAAGTTCACGAAAACGGCGCATATTACGATACCGCTGAACCCTTAGaagataaaaacatgtatttacgTATGTTAGATGCTTCTGGCGAGGAAATGCAACGTACTTCCAATTATTTGTCAACGTCCCATACCAAGCAACCTAGCAAAGGGAGATCGTCAAACACGAAACAACAGACTGAGGACGGTCAACCAAACTTTTATGTTGACAGTACCTACCTTGTGCCAAGACCTTCCATGAAAAAGCA ATAA